The genomic window CAGTATTTACTGTTATTTTCTGAATTGTATATCCAAAATTCAAAAAATCATTAGAAGTAATGGACCAATTTAACAGTAAAGTTCAGGAAAACTTAAGTGCTATCAAAACTATTAAATCATTCAATAAAGAAAAACATGAATTTACTAATTTTGAAAAATTTACATTGAAATTAAGAGATATTTTGATGAGAAACGACAAAACCATTGCATGAGGTCAATTTACATTTTTAGGATTAATTTTCCTCTCATCATTATTAATTTCTTATTTAACAACACAAAACATTGTTTCAACTCATGGCAGTGGCGATTTAACAATCGGTATTCTTACATCTTTTGTTTCATACTTATGACAAGTTATGACTTCATTAATGATGATTGTTATGGTTGCAGCTTCAATCATTTTTGCTAGAGCTGGAGCCGCTCGTATTGCTGAAGTTCTTTCTGAAGAAAGTACCATTCAAAATGTTGCAAGCCCTATTAAAGAGTTAAAAAACTTTGATATTAAATATGAAAATGTATTTCTTAAATATCATGAAAATGATGAGAATTACACTCTTAAAAATATTAATTTAGAAATTAAAGAAGGTCAAACAATTGGAATTGTTGGATCAACAGGTTCAGGAAAAAGTTCATTAATTCAACTTCTACCTAGACTTTATGATATTTCCGAAGGAAAATTAACAATTGGTGGAATTGAAGTTAAAGATTATGATTTAGAATTCCTTAGGGATAATGTTTCAATGGTTTTACAAAAGAACGTTCTTTTTAGTGGAACCCTTAGAGAAAACATGCAATGAGGTGATCCTAATGTTACTGATGATGAGATTAAGGAAGCACTTAGAATATCAAGTGCACATGACTTTGTATTCTCAAAAGAAGAAGGTTTAGATCAACGTGTTGCTCAAAAAGGAAACAATTACTCTGGTGGACAAAAACAAAGACTTTGTATTGCTAGAGCGTTAATCAAAAAACCAAAAATCTTAATTATGGATGACTCAACTAGTGCGGTGGACACTAAAACTGATAAACAAATTAGAATGGCGCTAAGAAACAACTTACCAAATACTACAAAGATTATTATTGCCCACAGAATTAGTTCAATCGAAACTGCAGATAAAATTATTGTTATGAAAAAAGGTGAAATCAGTGGATTTGGTACTCACCAAGAACTCCTTGAAAACAATGAGTTTTACGCTGGTTTATATTATTCACAAAATGGAGGTAAATAATGCATCATTCTTCTAGTAGAACAGCAAAAAGAGCTCCGATTCAAAAAGGAATGTTCAAAGCTTTATTAAAATATATTTTTAAAGCTAATAAAGTTTTATATCCTTTAGCAGTTTTATTAAACTTATTTTCTTCGTTTACTTTAATTCTTGCACAAATGTTTATTGGGGTTGTGGTTGTTGGCTGATTTTTAGACCCATGACTTAAAGCTTTATCAACTGATCCTAACGCAGCCTTTAATTGAGCAGAATTTAATAAATATGTAATTATTTATATCTCAATTTTAGTTTTAACTCTTGCTGCTATGTTAGCTTCTCAAAGAATTATGGCTAACATTACTCATAATACTCTAAAAAAATTAAGAGATGAATTATATACTTCAGTACAGAAAAAACCTGTTAGATTCTTCGACACAACTCAAGATGGCGAAATTATGGGATATTTCATTAATGATATTGAGTTAATCAAAACGATGATTCAATCAATTCCTGATATTGTTCAAGCTATTTTTACAGTTATCGTTTCGCTTGTATTTATGTTTATTCAAAGCTGATCATTAACAATTGTTGCAATATTCCTTGTTGGATTAATTATGCTTGTGATGCAAATTATTGTTAAATTTTCAAGTAAGTACTTTGTTAGAACTCAAACTAGTTTAGGAAATACTAATGCTTACATCAACGAAATGATTGATGGATTAAGAGTTGTTAAAGTGTTTAATTATGAAGATAAATCACTTGAAAAATTTGATAAATTAAATCAAGAATTATATGAAAATGACAGAATTAGTAAGAATTTAAGTAACATATTAATGCCTATTGCAATTAATATGGGAAACATAAATTATGCTATTTTAGGACTTCTTGGTTCATTAATGATTGTTAATTCAACTGCATTAAATACTTATGGATTAGCGCTAAGTATCGGTACACTCATTTCATTCTTACAATTAGCTAGAAGCTTTACTCAACCAATTAGTTCAATTTCGCAAAACGTTGGTTCGATCTTAATGGCTCTTAGTGGTTTTCAAAGAGTTAAAAATGTTTTAGATTTACCTGATGAAATTGGTGAAGGGCAAATCATTTCAGTTTACGGAATTTTTGATGAAAACAATAATATTATTGAAGTTACTGAAACTGAAAGAAATAACAATCCAGAAATCAAAAAATACTGAAAAATAAATAACAATGGTGTGATTAGTTATATTCCATGTTCAACTAAAGGTGTTATTCTAGAAAATGTAAACTTTAGTTACAACAAAAATAAACCAATATTAAAGAACATTAATTTAACTGTAAAACCAGGTCAAAAAATCGCTATTGTTGGACCTACTGGTGCGGGTAAAACAACTATTACAAACTTATTGAACAGATTTTACGATATTGATTCAGGAAATATTTATATCGATGGAATTAATATAAGAGATATTAATAAAAAAGATCTACGTGAAAAAATTGGAGTAGTACTTCAAGATACTTATCTTTTCAGTGACACAGTAAGAAATAATATTTCGTATGGTAGAGAAAATGCTACTATTGAAGAAATTATTGAAGCAGCCAAAGTTGCTAATGCTGATTCATTTATTAACTTAATGAGTAAAGGTTATGATACTTACCTTGAATCTGCCGGAGCAAATTTAAGTCAAGGTCAAAGACAATTGTTAAGTATTGCTAGAGTCGCATGTTGCAATCCTGACATTCTAATTCTTGATGAAGCTACAAGTAATATTGATACTAAAACCGAAAAAGAAATTCAAAAAGCATTAAGCAATTTAATGAAAGACAAAACAAGTTTTATTATTGCCCACAGATTAAGTACAGTTAGAAATGCAGACGTTATTTTAGTTCTTAAAGACGGCGAAATAAACGAAATCGGAACTCATGATGAATTAATCAAAAACCATGGTTTATATTACGCATTATACACCGGAAATCTTGAATTATCTTAGACAACACTCAGTGTTGTTTTTATTTACTTTTTACAAAAACTACTATTTTTTAGTATTAAAAGCACAAAGTCTTTTTTTTTTTTTTTTTGAATTTTTGAATGAAATAATATAATATATAGGATAAATTTTAATATTGAATATTAAGGTAATTTATGAAAAAGAAAAATAAAAAACTACTTATTTCATTAATAGCATTAGGTTGTGTTGGTGTGATTACATTAAGCGCATCACTAGCGGCATGTTCAATAATTCAAAAAAATACAAATTCGGAATATAAAGAAAAAATTACTAAATTACTTTCTGAAATAAAAGATGAAATTAAAATTTTGGAAGGTGATCAACGCAAAGAAGTGAATGACTTTTTTGATTACATTAATCAAGTTGAAAGTTCACTAAATGAAAATACAAATAAAAAAGATGATTACAATGAATTATTAAACAGATATACAACTTTTGCAAAAGAAATTTATAATCAAGAGAAAATTAAATTATCAAAACTTATTAATGAGATAAAAAACATATTAAAAACTGAATTTAGTGATGAAAAATATTCATCTATTCATCAGTCATTATCAAAATTTGTAGTTGACAAAAGTGTTCTTTTAGATCAGGAAAGTAATTCAACTTACATAGATTTAATATTAGCTCAAAAAGATTTATTAAAAGCTTTAGAAGAAGCTAATAAAAATAAAGAAGCTACAGATAATAATTTAAGAGATGAACTTAAAGCTAAACAAGATAAATTCAAAGAAAAATTAAGTGAGGCTAAAAACAATAATATTGACATTTATGAGAACAATAATGATGATGAGTTAAAAACTATTTTAAAACCTTTAGAAGATTTCATAAATGAACTTTTAGGAAAAATTGAATCGTTAGATTCTCAGGAAATTGATAAAAATAATAATGAATTAGACAAATTATTGGAAAACACTTTAGAAAAAATTAGAGAATATAATGAAGAAAAGAATAAAGCTATTCAGAAATATTTAGAATTATTAGAACAAGCTAATGAATTAAAGGAGTTATTTGACAATAAAAATGCATCAGAATTTATAAATGAATTAAACAATTTTATGTCAAATATGCCTGATTCAGAAGAAATTAAAATTTTTTCAGTTTCTAAAATCGAAACAAAAAGTGAAGAACTTTCATCATTTTTAGAAGATATTTTAGCAAGATTTAATCAAGTTGTTTCAAAACAAGATGAACTTAAAAAATACTACGATTCAGTTATTGATAATGAATTAAACAAATACGACAATTATCCAACAATCAAAAATGATCTTGAAGAAAAACTTAATGGTGTCATTAAAGATTATGATAAAGTTTTTGATAATAATGAATTAGACTCTAAATTTAATGAGATTAACAACGCATTAAACAAAGCTGAGCAAGAAAAGAATAAACAAAATGAAAATACTAGTGATGAATCTGATGAAGTTGATTACAAAAAAATATTATTAGAAAAAATTAATCACGCAAAAGAGCATGAATTAAAGATGCTTGAAAAAACAAATGAGGAAGCTATTTATCGAATTTTAAAACCATTTGAAGAATATGTTAACGGTATCGAAATTCAAATTAATGATTTAAATGGTGAAGAATTAAAAAATAAAAATATAGAATTTGACTTAGCTTTAGAAAAAGTTCGCAACTATTTAGATGAATTTAGTAAATATAAGGAAAGAGTTGTTAAAGAATACATAGAAGCAGCGAATAATTTTAAGAAATTTGTTGAAGATTTTGAAAAAACAAAATACGAAAATATCAAAGCAGGATTACGTGAAGAAGCTTCTTATATTGTAGATGAAGAAACTGCTAAAACTATTTCAACATATTATTTAAATCTTATGATTAGTCAATTTACAAATTCAATAAATCATGCAAACGAACGAGTTAAAGAAATAGAAAATAAACAACTAGAGTTGAAAAATAAATATGATTCTGCTGTTATTGAAATAGCTAATTATGATAATTATCCAGAAATCAAAAGTGAGTTAGAGAGTGTACTAAATAGTGCGATTGATAACTATGAAGAAATAATTATAATTACTGAACTCAATGAAAGAATCAATAAAATCGAATCAGCATTAAATAAAGCTAAGAAAGATAAAGAAGCTGAAGATAAGAAGAAATATCGTGAGGAACAGATTAAAAAAATAAAAGATTTAGTAGAGCTTATAAAAGAACATATGACTCATCGCAATGAATACAACGATCCTAAATGAGAAGAATTATTTAGTGATCTTCAAATATATTTAGATGAGGTTGATGGAAAAGAAGAAACTTTCGATGATAATCAACTATACTACTATTATAATGATAAGGTTATTTTATATGTAAATGATTGTATTGAGGGAAGGGAAAGATATAAAACCGAATTAGAATCTGCCATAGAATGGAATTTGGGTAGATTAGAGTGATTTATTGAGATTTACGATAGATATAATAAATTTGAAGGCACAATAGAGTGAACTAATCTTGCTGCAAAATACAAAAATTATATTGATAGCAGTTTAACTCGTCAAGATCTTGAAAAATTACCTATAGCAAGGATTCAAGCAATTACTGATGAAATTGATTCTTTAAGAATTGAGTTATTGCGTCTTAGGGAAGAAATTAATAAATATCGTGAACAAGTAAAAATTGCAATGAAAACAGAAACTATCACTAATATTATTGTATTTGCCAATAATATTTATCGTGAAGTACAAAAAACCATCGACGATATAACGCAAGGTTGACAAAAAGAGATTGATACTAAAAAATTAGAAAAGATGAAGAGTGACTTAGATGCTGCATGACCTGGAATTTTAGAATCTGCAAAAAATGAGGTTATTAAAGAAGCGCAAGATAGCATAAACTCATGAAAAAATACTTTACCTAGTGATTGAAGTGATAGTAAATATGATCAAGTAAGAAATGAATTTGATGTCATTGTTAATGAATTACAATCATACATAGAAAGTGATAAACAATTTAACGAAATAGGTATTAAATCGATTGAATTAAATTCAATTTTCTCACAAAACATTTTACCTAAAATTCAAGAAATATCAGGACAATAAGGTTATTTAATCTAGTATAATTCACTAAAAATTACGATGTGGTGTTTAATTACGCCACATTTTTATTTGATTAAAAATAAAAATTTTCTACCTGCAGGAACACAATACAAATTGTATAAAAAGTGAAATTCTTTTCCATAAAAGTCCTTTTTGGGCGTTTTTTTTTTTTTTTTTTTGATAGTGAATATAATTCAAATATAGAAATTAAATTAAAAAGGGGGAAAATGAGTAAAAAACATAAAAAAATTCTTATTTCACTTATTGCATTAGGTGCTGTTAGTGTAACTGCTTTAGCTGGTTCGTTGGTAGCATGTACTGAATTAAATCGTAATAAAAATTTGGAATACAAAAACAAATTTTCTATTTTGTTAACTAAAATTAAAAGTGAGTTAAATTTCTTAGTTGAAAATCAAACTGAAGAAGTTATTAAATTTAGAGAATCTTTAAATGAAGTTGAAAAAAATTCAAACAAATCTACTAGTTTTAGAGATAAATATGATGAATTATTCAAGAAATATGAAAACTTTAGTTCAATTATTACAGAACAGGAAAAAAGAAAATTAATAAATTTAATAAATGAAACTAAGAAATTACTAGAAATTAATTTTGCCGATCAAAAGTATTTAAATATCACTTCTAATGTTTATAAAATATTAGAAAAAAATAGTGTTTCTTCTGAAGAAAAATTTATTTCATATGTTTCTTTAATTCAATTTCAAAATGAAATAAAGAATGCTATTGATAAAGCAAATAAAAATAAGGAAATTATCGATAGTGAAGAGCAAATTGAAAATGATAAAGTTGTTAAAGATCTCCAAGAACTACAAGATATTTTCCTAGATAAAGTATTAGAAATTAAAAATGAATATCTTAAAAATTACCCTAGTTTAAATGATCCTAGATTAAATTCAATATTAAGACCGCTAAATGACTTAGTAACTAATGTTTTAGTATTAGTTAGAGAAATGGATTCAAGCAAAATTGATGAAACTACAAAAATATTAAATGATTTAACAAAACGAACGGTGAATAATTTGAATAAATATAATGTCGAAAAAGAAAAGTCATTAAAAAATTACAGAGACAATCTTGCAATACTTAGTCATTTAAAAAATACTTTAATGCAAACTAATTCACATGATCTTTTAGATAAAGTTAATAATTATTTAGACACTATTCTTAATGATGAACAATTACAAGTTCTTTCAAAAGAGCAATTAGATAAAAAAGCTTATGAAATTTCAATAGTTGTTGAAAATGTTTTATTAAGTATAGATGAAGCAAAAATAAAACAAGAATTTCTTAAAAATCTTTATGACAACGCTTATGAAAACGAATTAGATAGATATAATGACTATTCTGAAATTAAAAATGTTTTGAAAAAATCATTAGACCAAAGTATAGAAAATTATATAAATGTTTTCGATGTTAATGAATTGGATAGAAGAATTAACCTAATCAATAAAGCGATTACCAAAGCTAAAAATGATTTAGAGTTAGTGGATAATAATACACTATATGAAGAAAAGTTAGAACAATTAAGATCATTAATTAAAACTATTAAAGAGAATCAATTGAATAATTTTGATTTAATACAAGAACTTGAAATTAAAAAGATATTAACTGAACTTAATGATCTCACTATAGAAGCTGAAAATAATATTTTGAGTTTTAACGATGATGAAATAAATAACAAATTAAAGCAATTGAATGAAATTTTAAATAAAACTAATACCACTCTTAAAAACTATATAAGTCAAAAAAGTATAGCATTTAAAAAACTTATAGAGGCTAAAGAAAGCGCAACAAAACTTTTGGATTCCCTTACTCACGCTGACTGAAATGAATTTAAATTAGACTTATCAAAAGTAGTTCAAGAAGCTAATAATTTGGATAAAAATACATCTACACTCAAAGAAATAAATGATTTAACCACTAAAATTAAAGATGCACAAGTTTTATTACAAAACACTAAAAACAACATTGACTTAAGACAACATGAATTAAAAGAATATTATGATAATCTTGTTAAAAATGAATTGCCAAAATATACTAACTATAAAGATATTTATGATGAATTATCTGCTTCATTAGATTCAGTTATTGAAAATTACAATGATATAATTAAACAAGAAACATTCAATAGCGCATATAATTCAATGGACAACGCTGTTGAAAAAGCAAGAAATGATTTGAATAAATCACTTAAAGATAAATTACTTGCAAGAATTAATGAAATTAGAGCTGAAGAAGCATTTTCTACTGATGAGTTATTTTCTAGTCAAAATGATGAATTAGAAAAAACATTAAGTAGTGCAATTGAAACAGATGACAAGGATTCGACTTGATTAGCAGATCAATTACAAAATTTAAATAATACTTACAGTAAATTAACAAATGAAGCTGATGCTATAGTTAAAAGTAAAATTGCTCAATTTGCTTCTACTCTTTCTAATCTAAGAGATGAAGAAAATCTTGAACCTGTATTAATTAGTTTAATTGATGTAAAATTGCAATCTTCTAATAGTGAAGGCAAAAATCTTGCGTTATTAGTTGAAGATTATAAGACTCTAAAAGATGCTAATAATAAAATTCCTTCAGTAGTTAATCTTTATAAAGAAATAAATAAAGCTAAAAATGAAGTTTCAAATGAACTTTCAAATAATACAGAATACAAAAATATTTTAGATAATTTTAATGATATTGTAAGTTCTCTACCACAATATATTGACTTTAATCAAGAACAAGAAGAATTTAATCAAAATATAACTCAAATACTTCAACAATTAAAGGAAGCAAAAGATAATGCATTAGTTGAAAAATATAGATTAGATATTACTAGCGAAGTAACATATTGAATGGATAACAATCGTTTAAATAATGATTTTAATTACATTAATTCAACTAATTTAGCAAATGAAATCAATATCTTACTAAATAATGCTTCTAATAATACTAATTATTCATTAGAGCAAATTAAAGAATCATTTAACTCTATGAATTCAAAAATTCTTGAAGGTTATAAAAATATATTAAATAAACTTGTAAATAATGTTGAATCACAAAACTATGATTACACTACACATGTCGATCTTAAAAAACTTCTTGATGAAGCAAAAATTTTATTTGAAAGTAATGACCCCCACACAATACAAACTAAATTTACTGAATTAAAAGATGAATTTGAAAGATTAAAATCTTCTGATGCTGCTAGACTTAGATCTTTAGAAAGACTTAAATCTAAAATTAAGGAAGCGAACACCTTCAATACAAATACAAAAGATAATGAAAGATTTGTAGAAATTAAAACTGAACTTAAAAATGCTATAGATGAAGCTAGCGAAGGAGATATTGAAATTTTATCTCAGGAAGAAATTAACCAACGTTTAACTGCATTATCTCAAGCTCTTGATACAGCAATCTTTGATAAAGTTATTGAAGAGCAAACTGCTGAAGCTAATAAACAAACTTATAAATCAATAATTAATCAAATAAGTAACGAAGAAACAAAAATAATGTATGAACCTCTTTATGCAAGTATTAAAACAACCATGCGTAATGATACTGATGCAATAAATACTGTGAATGAATCAAAACTTGATGATTTGCATTCAAATACAATAGCAAATTTAAACACTAAGTTAAATAAAATTTTAAGGGATGCTAAACAAGCCCAAGTAAACAAATATGGTGAAATTAAAATTGAATTAACAAACTTATCGAATAAGTTTGATGAAAAATATACTACATTTGCAGATTTAGTTAACGCTGATCAGTGATTTGCTAATAAAACTTATAGTGAAGATTTTAAAAATAAAGTAAGAACTTATACAGCAAAAATGAATGAAAAAGCAAATAAATACAAAGAATATTTAACTACTGAAAATCCTGATATTTTCACAATATATGGTTATTCTAGAAATTATGAATTCTTGCTTAAATTTATGGAATGATTTGAAAATGTTGCAGCAATAGAGACTCAAGATGGGTTTGTTGACGAAACTAAATATGCAATGTTAGATGATATGTTAAACACTCACTATAATGATTTTGCAACAAGTGGATTTAGAAATTTATTATTAGCTGGTTCTAAAACTTCACAAAACATTCGTGGTTGAGAAAACTTAAATTCTCGTGGTGCTGAGGGATATCAAAATTATATATACTTAAGATATGTTGGAAAAGAAGGAACTGATATGACTAAAAGAGATGGTTTCAATGAACAGTTATGAACTTCAAATGGTTTAATTCCTCTAATTTGAAACACTCAGCAATGAATGGATCGTTTATTTTCTCCTGAATTTGTGAATAATATATCAACCAATAAACCAGAATATAAAAATGAACTTTATAACTCTGTTTTTGCAGAATTTGCAAATGATGAAAATAAATTTGTAATGAAGCGTTGATATTCAACAAAATATTTAGTTAAATTATCTGATTTTATTGAAAATACTACTAGATATCCAGAAATTAAAGATAGT from Mycoplasma anserisalpingitidis includes these protein-coding regions:
- a CDS encoding ABC transporter ATP-binding protein; this translates as MTIRQIAKRTWLESTISIVFITIEVICQILIPTFMANLIDQGIQPQNQLEIYKWSGLIFLFAILSLICGAISGVFASKASGMLARDLRYELFQKIQNFSFGNIDKFSTGSLIVRLTNDITNIRMAYMNIIRTMIRGPIMLVGAVILGFINSTKLAWILLVALVIMGTVFTVIFWIVYPKFKKSLEVMDQFNSKVQENLSAIKTIKSFNKEKHEFTNFEKFTLKLRDILMRNDKTIAWGQFTFLGLIFLSSLLISYLTTQNIVSTHGSGDLTIGILTSFVSYLWQVMTSLMMIVMVAASIIFARAGAARIAEVLSEESTIQNVASPIKELKNFDIKYENVFLKYHENDENYTLKNINLEIKEGQTIGIVGSTGSGKSSLIQLLPRLYDISEGKLTIGGIEVKDYDLEFLRDNVSMVLQKNVLFSGTLRENMQWGDPNVTDDEIKEALRISSAHDFVFSKEEGLDQRVAQKGNNYSGGQKQRLCIARALIKKPKILIMDDSTSAVDTKTDKQIRMALRNNLPNTTKIIIAHRISSIETADKIIVMKKGEISGFGTHQELLENNEFYAGLYYSQNGGK
- a CDS encoding ABC transporter ATP-binding protein, which codes for MHHSSSRTAKRAPIQKGMFKALLKYIFKANKVLYPLAVLLNLFSSFTLILAQMFIGVVVVGWFLDPWLKALSTDPNAAFNWAEFNKYVIIYISILVLTLAAMLASQRIMANITHNTLKKLRDELYTSVQKKPVRFFDTTQDGEIMGYFINDIELIKTMIQSIPDIVQAIFTVIVSLVFMFIQSWSLTIVAIFLVGLIMLVMQIIVKFSSKYFVRTQTSLGNTNAYINEMIDGLRVVKVFNYEDKSLEKFDKLNQELYENDRISKNLSNILMPIAINMGNINYAILGLLGSLMIVNSTALNTYGLALSIGTLISFLQLARSFTQPISSISQNVGSILMALSGFQRVKNVLDLPDEIGEGQIISVYGIFDENNNIIEVTETERNNNPEIKKYWKINNNGVISYIPCSTKGVILENVNFSYNKNKPILKNINLTVKPGQKIAIVGPTGAGKTTITNLLNRFYDIDSGNIYIDGINIRDINKKDLREKIGVVLQDTYLFSDTVRNNISYGRENATIEEIIEAAKVANADSFINLMSKGYDTYLESAGANLSQGQRQLLSIARVACCNPDILILDEATSNIDTKTEKEIQKALSNLMKDKTSFIIAHRLSTVRNADVILVLKDGEINEIGTHDELIKNHGLYYALYTGNLELS